The DNA sequence GCGGATGCGCGCCCTCGCCGAGGCGGCAGAGGCCGCCGGGGTGGTGCTGCTGCACGAGAACGAGAAGGACATCTACGGCGACACCCCCGAGCGCTGCCTCGACATCGTGGAGTCGGTCGGCTCCCCGGCGCTGAAGCTCGCCTGGGACAGCGCCAACTTCGTCCAGGTCGGCGTGCCGGGCCCCTATTCGGACGGTTACGCGATGCTGCGCCCGCACCTGGAGTACCTGCAGGTGAAGGACGCCAAGGCCGCGACCTCCGAGGTCACGCCGGCGGGGGAGGGCGACGGCCAGCTGCTGGAGACCCTCACCGCGCTGCGCGACGACGGCTACACCGGCTTCGCCTCCCTGGAGCCCCACCTCACCGACTTCAACGCCCTCGGCGGCTTCTCGGGGCCGGCGGCGTTCGGCGTCGCCGGCCGCGCCCTCCGCCGCCTCACCGACCAGATCGGAGTCACCCTCGCATGAGCACACCCACACTCAACGTGGCCATCGTCGGCTGCGGCATCATCGGCCTCAACCACGCCCGCGCGATCCTCCGGCATCCGGGCCTCGCGCTGTCGGCGCTCGTCGACGCCATCCCGGAGGCCGCGACGAAGCTCGCCGACCAGCTCGTCGCCGACTTCGGCGCCGACCGGATCCCCGAGTTCGGCTCGCTGACCGCCGCGCTCGCCGAAGCCGAGGTGGATGTGGTCGTCATCTGCACGCCGAGCGGGCTCCATGTCATGCTCGCCGAGGAGGCGCTCGCGGTCGGCAAGCACGTCGTCATCGAGAAGCCGCTCGACGTGTCGCTTCCGCGGGCCCGCGAGATCCTCGAGCTGTCCCGCCGCGCCGAGCAGAACGGGCTGGTCG is a window from the Leifsonia shinshuensis genome containing:
- a CDS encoding sugar phosphate isomerase/epimerase family protein translates to MTDSTGTTWALSGFGDEIDPDPAVQVAVLQALGANHIEVRSAWGVNIVDLDDEQLDRLAGILAERGMRVSAIASPIGKVDVSLPVEHEVERLGRAIAAAKRLDARYIRLFSFYRAEGVPVEDIRDDVLVRMRALAEAAEAAGVVLLHENEKDIYGDTPERCLDIVESVGSPALKLAWDSANFVQVGVPGPYSDGYAMLRPHLEYLQVKDAKAATSEVTPAGEGDGQLLETLTALRDDGYTGFASLEPHLTDFNALGGFSGPAAFGVAGRALRRLTDQIGVTLA